The following nucleotide sequence is from Thermococcus sp..
ACAAGGAGGTCTTCAACCTCCCGATTCCGGAAGACAAAAAGGTGGCTTTGGCGGACAAGATAGGCGAGTACAATTTTAGACTCGTTGAAGGGGCCAACGAGATGATACAGCTCGAAGCTTTACTCGCTCAGTTCACCATAATGGGCAAGTGATGGCTATGAGCGATGTTCCGTGGGTCGAGAAGTACAGGCCGAGAAGGCTGAGCGAGATTATCAACCAGGAGAAGGCGATAGAGCAGGTTAGAGCATGGGTTGAGGCGTGGCTTCACGGCAACCCGCCGAAGAAGAAGGCCTTAATCTTAGCGGGCCCGCCGGGAACGGGAAAGACGACCACTGTTTACGCTCTGGCGAGGGAGTACGGCTTTGAGGTAATCGAGCTCAACGCGAGCGACGAGAGAACCTACGAAAAGATAGAGCGCTACGTTCAAGCGGCTTACACGATGGACATCCTCGGGAAGAGGAGAAAGCTCATATTCCTCGACGAGGCCGACAACATGGAGCCGAGCGGTGCCAGGGAGATAGCGAAGCTCATCGACAAAGCTAGAAATCCCATCATAATGAGCGCCAACCACTACTGGGAGATACCGAGGGAGATAAGGAACAAGGCCCAGATAGTCGAGTACAAGCGCCTCACCCAGAGGGACATCATCAGGGCCCTCGTCAGAATTCTGAAGCGTGAGGGCAAGACGGTTCCCAAGGAGATACTCTACGAAATAGCAAAGCGCTCCAACGGCGATCTAAGGGCTGCTATCAACGACCTCCAGACGGTTGTCACTGGGGGAGTTGAAGACGCGAGGGAAGTTTTAGCTTACAGGGACGTTGAGAAGAGCGTCTTTCAGGCTCTTGCTCAGGTTTTCGCCACCGACAACGCCAAGAGGGCCAAGATGGCAGTCCTTGGAGTTGATATGTACCCCGACGAGCTCCTCCTCTGGATTGACGAGAACGTTCCCTACGTCTACTACAAACCCGAGGACATAGCCAGAGCTTACGAGGCAATAAGCAGGGCCGACATCTACCTCGGCAGGGCCAAGAGGACGGGCAACTATTCCCTCTGGAAGTATGCAACCGACATGATGACCGCTGGGGTTGCGGTTGCAGGCGTCAAGAAGAAGGGCTTCGTCAAAATCTACCCGCCGAAGACGATAAAGATACTCACCGAGAGCAAGGAGGAGAGAAGCCTCAGGGATTCCATCCTGAAGAAGGTCATGAAGGAGATGCACATGGCAAAGCTTGAGGCCATAGAGACCCTCCACTACCTCAGGGTAATCTTCGAGAACAACCCGGACTTAGCTGCTCACTTCACCGTCTTCCTCGACCTGAGCGAGAAGGAGGTCGAGTTCCTCGCTGGAAGCTCCGAGAAGGCCAAGACCATCTGGGCTAAGAGCATGAACATAGAGAAGAAGCTTAAGAGGGAAGGCGAGCTTGAGGCAAGGGCGAGAGAAGCCGAGAAGAAGGCCAGGGAAGAGGAGAAGGAGGAGGAAGAAATCAGCGAGGAGGAGCTTGAGAAGGCTGAGAAAGAAATAGAGGCCGTCGGCAGGAAGAAGGAGGAAAAGAAGAAGGGCAAGCAGGCGACGCTCTTCGACTTTCTGAAGAAGTGATAATTGATAGATAAAAAGAAGATAGATTATATTGGTTACACAGTACGTAAGACTTTGGTAGTATTAGATTGGTTCTTTGAGTTTTCCTCATCCTGCGAGCATATTGTATCTCGTATTGAATAAATAAACTCATACAATGTTGTTCTATCTAGCACCCAACGTGGGTGTGCATCAATAATTTGTTCTGCCCATTTTTTTGCCCTATCTAATTTTTCACAAGAATTTAAAATTTGTAATGATTTTAATGATTGATTTAACATATAATCGTCTTTGCTATATTTAGCATACGCCCCCATTATAATGTGCCACCCATTTATTAAGCCGATAATATCCTCCATGTACTTTTTCCCCCCTTGTTCAGTTTTTCTGGATATATTAGCAACAAAATTCATTAATTCATTAACTCCAGAAAATACAACGTTTATCACATAATCAAGATTTTTATAAGAGGCTCTCCATGCAATGTCTTCCAGCATCTGTGTAGTTCTCATTATTGGGGTGTTTTTCTCATAGTCTGTTCCTTCTTCACCATATATTAAGAATTTCCTAATACTATCTGAGATGCTATCATCAAGCAACACTGTTGATATGAACTTTTTATTAATTCGAACTAAACTTGCAATTGTTTCATCTATCACAAACCTATCTTCTAAAAAATTTTCCGCAATATGATTTATACTCCAAGATATTTCTATTACTATACTAATTAGCTCTGCACACACTCTAATTTCTCTTTGATTAATAGTTAATTTCATAACATCTTCTATTAAGCTTTCTATTATATCCAGAATTTTTGGAATTATGTAATACTTCTTATCTGCCGCAAGACGTACTATAATTGAAAATAACGGACCAGTAGAGTTTCTCTTGATTCTCATAAGGACTTGCTTGGTATTCAAGTCGTTATTTCTAGTTAGATAGCCATCTATAGTCTTCAGGCATTTTCTTTTTAGTGATTCTGCAAGATATAAAACATTCATTCTTTTTTTCACATACATGAAATATGGAACTAGCGCTAATAGTAATACAATTGAAAAAATAACATTAATATAAATTACCCATTGCATGGTGATTATAAATTTTCCTAAGGAAATAGGTGTTAAAAAAAATCCCCCCATGATCAAAAGAGATAGAACAGCATTAGCTAGGAACAATGCTAAGTATAGTATATCTGGAAGTCTGAAAAATTCATCAATTAAAAGTTCGCTGTAATTGTAAGACAGTTGAATAGCTAATAAAATAAAAGTAAATATCATTGCAAAAGCTGCAACTAGTCCTTGGAATATAGAACTTATTAAATACCGAGAGTTCTCATTTATTTCTGAATGCCCCCAAACCGGAGGATATCTCAGAAGTATCCCAACAGTTAACATTATCACAATAAAACCCATTAACCCAACATATAATGTCAACGGAGTTTCATCATCTTGATCTTTAATCATGACGCTCATGAATTCCTATAACTTAGAATGGATATTTGAATGTTTCCATCCCAGTATCCTTCCAACTACAAATACCTTTTATTCAATATTTCAATGATTTTGTAAAACCTTCGCCTCCCCTTTCGGAACCCTTAGCGCGGGCATTTTTCTTCACCTTCAGCTCTGGGGGTAACGTCTCGAAAAGTGCTGGGCCAAGCACTTCCCTGAGAACAAGCCCTACATCTACCATTTCGAACTCCTTTCTGAGTATTGACAGCTCCACCTTTTTTAAGGCACCGGGGGTGACGAGGAGCACGATGTGGCCACCGTGGAGAACCGCCATGTCCTTGGCAGAGATCAGGAACTTAGCGAGTCCCTTGAAGTCGTTGTAGAAGAGGAGGTACTCAACGCCGTCCACGTAGACAACGCCTCCGGGGTTCTGCATGAGGAACCTCTCTATCCTCTGGAGGATGACGTGGAGATCCGTTGGGCTCACACTACTCTCATGTTCAACCCTGCTAAGCCAGATGTACTCGTCGGGAAGAACCCCTGTCTTGGCCGTCCACTCCTCGAGGGGAACGCGCGTTATGACCATTAGTGGCACCCTTGCATAGCGGTAAAGGGCCCGGATCAGGGTAAAGGCGTCTTCCTGACTTTCAATCAGGATTGCGTGGGGGGCGGGGAGTCTTTTGCTAACCCGCTTTCTGGCCTTCAGCTTTCTCAAGATATCGAGAACCGCAGCCGCGAGCATAAGGTAGCCAAAGGTGGCGGAGGCCGCCATAACAACCCACAGCTTACGGGAGTAGAAGACGGAGAGTGTAACCCCCAGGGCTGTTCCGAAGCCGAAAAGAAGAAAAGACTCGCAGAGAACCCTTGCAAGGGTTTTGAATGGCTCATCGTGCTTTCTGTATTCCCGAAATGAGGCCGCTACCCCGAAGATGCCAAGGATTACGAGGAATGCAATTGCAACGTAGTAACCGAGATACAGTACGTCCATCGAACCGCCTGTACGGTACTTAGATGTTGTCCAAAAAAACTTTTTCTAACGCCAGTAGGGCTCGCGCATGAGGACGGCCTTCTTAAAGATTTCAACGATTTCACCGTCGCTCGCACCGTTTCTCATGGCGGTTATGAAGTCTATCAGGTCGTCGTTCCTCAGCAGGCAGGTCTTGAACATGCCGTTGGACGTAACCCTCAAACGCGTGCAGTTGGCGCAGAAGATCGTGTTGTGCATCGCCCTGACAACTTCAACCTCGGCAACTCCGTAGTCGGTCGGAACGAAGTACTTCTTTCTCCTGTGCATTCTCCTCTCCCTGATTTCTACTGCCCTCTTTTCAAGCTCCCTCTCAACCGGTTTGAGCGGGTAGAAGTACTTCCTGAAGAAAGAGGTTTCAGTCATCTCCCTCGGTGCCTCAAGCTCGATGAGCTGGAGTATCGTCCCGGTTTTAGCCGAGAACTCGACCATGTCCCAGATTTCACCATCGTTCAGGCCCTTCATGACCGTCATGTTGAGCTTGACCGGGCTGAGATACTTTACCGCCTCCTCGATTCCTTCAAGAACGGTTTCAAGCATGTCGACGCCCGTTATTCGCTTGTAAACCTCTCTCCTGAGGCTGTGGAGGGAGACGTTCACCCTGTCGAGGCCGGCCTTCGCGAGGGGCTTTGCGAGCTCCTTCAAGCGACTCCCGTTGGTCGTCATGCTTAAATCGACCACGTAGGGCTTTATGCGCCTCACGATTTCGATTATGTCCCCCCTGACGGTCGGCTCTCCGCCGGTGAGCTTGACCTTCTTAATGCCCAGCAGGGAAGCTATCCTGACGAGCCTCTCGATTTCCTCAGGTGTCATCTCGTTTTTAGCTAAAAACCTCTGGCCCTCGCGGTGGCAGAAGAAACAGCGGAAATTGCACTCCTGGGTGAGCGAAATCCTCAGGTTCGTCACTGGCCTCCCAAAGCGGTCGTAGAGCACCTCCCCTCCCCCGAAGGAGTAGAGTTCAGTTTAAAATAAAGCTTTTGGGTAAGTGTTTTTGTTTAACCAGCCCAATCGAAAAGTAAAAGTAGTTGCCGGGAGACTTAAGGTTTAGGGGGTCTGGGTATGAACGCCGAAGAACTCAGGACTGTTCTGAACCGCCTTGAAGAGCTTCACTCGTCCTTTGAGGAGGCCTTCTCGGAGCTTGTCTCTGGTGGTGCCGGGATAGAGACTATAAAGGTTCTGCACGAGCTGTCCTCGGAAAAGCTTGAGCTGAGCACAAGGCTTTACAAGGAGCTGACGAAGGTGGGGGGAAGAGCGGAGGAGGCATCGAAAGACCTATACCGGAACGAGCACCAGATGAAGTTCCGCCTTGAGGAGCTCCTCAGCCTGGCAGGCAGGGAGGACTTTACATCAAAGGCCCGGTTCAAGAGCTCGCTTGAGCGTCTGATCCAGTTTCACAGGCTCTACGACTACGCCGTTAGAAAAGACCTCGGGGAACTGTCGGCCGAGATAGAGGGGCTGGCCTTCCTGGGCGAAAACCAAAAAAAGGTTCCGGTGAGCATACTTGAGGAAATCAGAAAGACCCGGGAGATTGAGGGAAGGCTGGAAAGGCTGATATCCTTTGTGAGGAGGCTCTACTCCCATCCAGCCGACGTTTACAGGGCCGAGGAGGCTCTAAAGGCCTGGCACTCCCGCGGTCTGCTCTGGGTTGAGGCGAGAAACGTTGAGAAGCTCAGCGGTGTGAGGGACGCTGGGGAGATACTCGAAGGACTCACTCTCATCGGAGTGGTTGAGAAGAAGATGAGGGGTGGTGAAAGTGTCTACAGACACAGGGCCTACGGTGAGGATTAGGGGCATATACAGCACGGCCTTGACGAAGCTCTTCCTCGACAGGGGCTTCGGAATAAGCCAGCCGAGCAACAAGATCGTCGAGCGCTTCGGCCTCGAAAAGACCTACGACGAGTTCGACGTTGACATCTACGACAAGAAGGACAGGCAGGGGGTTGTTCTGGTCGGGAACGCGGTTGAGGAGGCCAAGAGGGTCTTCGAGGAGGAGTTCATAGACGTCTTTTTCAGGAGGCTCCCCTACCAGCTTTACGGGATATACAAGGGGCTCGTGGTAAAGGTCGATGAGAGGTTCGTTTACGTTGATATAGGGAGCGCCATAGGGACGGTTCCAAGGCAGGAACTCCCCCGGGCTGGAGAAGGCGACGAAGTCCTCGTTCAGGTCAAAAAGCACAACCTCCTCCCCCACCTGAGCACGACCCTCACCGTTCCCGGTGATTACGCCGTTCTAATCCCGAAGCCGGTCGGGGCGCAGAGGCACGTCAAGATATCGAGGAAGATACGGGACCAGAAGGAGCGGGAGAGGCTGAGAATCCTCGGGCTGAGCATAGACCTTGGCGAGTGGGGAATCCTCTGGAGGACTGCCGCAGCCTACAAGGACTGGAACACCCTCAGGGACGAGATAGTCAGGCTCTCAAAGCTCGCCGACAGGCTGGAGAAGGCGGACACCTACTTCGCTCCCTCACTCATAATCGAGGGCCGGAACATCTACGAGGTCGAGTTCGGTGGAGGAGCCAAGAAGAAGCTCGACGAGATAAGGAACAGAGTAGTGCCGACCGTTGAGGGGCACCACTCATTAAAGGCCAAGGACCCGGAGCTGGGCTTCGCCGTTGAGATAGCGGAGGGGATTCTCTCGAAGGTTCCCGGCCAGAG
It contains:
- a CDS encoding replication factor C large subunit yields the protein MSDVPWVEKYRPRRLSEIINQEKAIEQVRAWVEAWLHGNPPKKKALILAGPPGTGKTTTVYALAREYGFEVIELNASDERTYEKIERYVQAAYTMDILGKRRKLIFLDEADNMEPSGAREIAKLIDKARNPIIMSANHYWEIPREIRNKAQIVEYKRLTQRDIIRALVRILKREGKTVPKEILYEIAKRSNGDLRAAINDLQTVVTGGVEDAREVLAYRDVEKSVFQALAQVFATDNAKRAKMAVLGVDMYPDELLLWIDENVPYVYYKPEDIARAYEAISRADIYLGRAKRTGNYSLWKYATDMMTAGVAVAGVKKKGFVKIYPPKTIKILTESKEERSLRDSILKKVMKEMHMAKLEAIETLHYLRVIFENNPDLAAHFTVFLDLSEKEVEFLAGSSEKAKTIWAKSMNIEKKLKREGELEARAREAEKKAREEEKEEEEISEEELEKAEKEIEAVGRKKEEKKKGKQATLFDFLKK
- a CDS encoding DUF835 domain-containing protein, with amino-acid sequence MDVLYLGYYVAIAFLVILGIFGVAASFREYRKHDEPFKTLARVLCESFLLFGFGTALGVTLSVFYSRKLWVVMAASATFGYLMLAAAVLDILRKLKARKRVSKRLPAPHAILIESQEDAFTLIRALYRYARVPLMVITRVPLEEWTAKTGVLPDEYIWLSRVEHESSVSPTDLHVILQRIERFLMQNPGGVVYVDGVEYLLFYNDFKGLAKFLISAKDMAVLHGGHIVLLVTPGALKKVELSILRKEFEMVDVGLVLREVLGPALFETLPPELKVKKNARAKGSERGGEGFTKSLKY
- the moaA gene encoding GTP 3',8-cyclase MoaA, with amino-acid sequence MLYDRFGRPVTNLRISLTQECNFRCFFCHREGQRFLAKNEMTPEEIERLVRIASLLGIKKVKLTGGEPTVRGDIIEIVRRIKPYVVDLSMTTNGSRLKELAKPLAKAGLDRVNVSLHSLRREVYKRITGVDMLETVLEGIEEAVKYLSPVKLNMTVMKGLNDGEIWDMVEFSAKTGTILQLIELEAPREMTETSFFRKYFYPLKPVERELEKRAVEIRERRMHRRKKYFVPTDYGVAEVEVVRAMHNTIFCANCTRLRVTSNGMFKTCLLRNDDLIDFITAMRNGASDGEIVEIFKKAVLMREPYWR
- a CDS encoding ribonuclease E/G, producing the protein MSTDTGPTVRIRGIYSTALTKLFLDRGFGISQPSNKIVERFGLEKTYDEFDVDIYDKKDRQGVVLVGNAVEEAKRVFEEEFIDVFFRRLPYQLYGIYKGLVVKVDERFVYVDIGSAIGTVPRQELPRAGEGDEVLVQVKKHNLLPHLSTTLTVPGDYAVLIPKPVGAQRHVKISRKIRDQKERERLRILGLSIDLGEWGILWRTAAAYKDWNTLRDEIVRLSKLADRLEKADTYFAPSLIIEGRNIYEVEFGGGAKKKLDEIRNRVVPTVEGHHSLKAKDPELGFAVEIAEGILSKVPGQRMKVNAGFWEALVENKGPKRGWLFRFEHVKPDGQLIKIGPGEVVEVSKSPLKVTVRRNLRPGKFYDGLELPIEPGDYAITEIEAGKWWFVHRYYDRNGNLKGEYYNINTPVEIYPDGARYVDLEVDIVKWPDGTKEIIDKEKLARHYEEGIISEKLYRAVLRITQEVYERV